The Anolis carolinensis isolate JA03-04 chromosome 2, rAnoCar3.1.pri, whole genome shotgun sequence genome has a window encoding:
- the LOC100552376 gene encoding arginase-2, mitochondrial-like: MSLRSSFGRLLKQRAGSTLRVQKRPAHSVALIGAPFSRGQKKSGVDHGPAAIRDAGLVGKLSRMGCQVYDLGDLNFTQAPNDEVYNNLVKYPHSVGSASQVLADTVNGAVAAGHSCVTIGGDHSLALGFISGHTRQYPHLCVIWVDAHADINTPLTTNSGNLHGQPVSFLLRELQDKVPQLPGFSWLKPCLSRSDIVYIGLRDVDPAEHYILKNYGIQYFSMRDIDRLGIQKVMERTFDHLLSRGQRPIHLSFNIDAFDPTLAPSTGTPVLGGLTYHEGMYISEEIKAPRAVAKGVGG, from the coding sequence ATGTCGCTTCGCAGCAGCTTCGGCCGGCTCCTTAAGCAGCGAGCGGGATCCACGTTGAGGGTCCAGAAGAGACCGGCGCACTCGGTGGCCCTGATTGGAGCCCCTTTCTCCCGGGGCCAGAAAAAAAGCGGAGTGGACCATGGCCCTGCCGCCATCAGGGACGCGGGGCTGGTGGGCAAGCTCTCCCGCATGGGTTGCCAGGTATATGATCTGGGAGACTTAAATTTCACACAAGCCCCCAATGATGAAGTCTACAACAACCTAGTGAAATATCCACACTCTGTAGGATCAGCTAGCCAAGTTCTAGCTGACACTGTGAATGGAGCCGTGGCTGCTGGTCATAGCTGTGTAACTATCGGAGGTGATCACAGTTTAGCACTTGGTTTCATCAGTGGCCACACAAGGCAGTACCCACACCTCTGTGTAATCTGGGTAGATGCACATGCGGACATCAATACTCCACTCACCACAAATTCAGGGAATCTCCATGGACAGCCAGTATCATTTCTTTTAAGGGAGCTTCAAGATAAGGTGCCACAGCTTCCTGGCTTCTCTTGGCTAAAACCCTGTCTTTCGCGATCAGATATTGTATATATTGGCTTAAGAGATGTTGATCCTGCTGAACACTATATTCTGAAGAACTATGGCATCCAGTATTTTTCAATGAGAGACATTGATCGCTTAGGGATCCAGAAAGTGATGGAGAGAACCTTTGACCACCTTTTGAGCAGAGGACAAAGACCTATCCATCTCAGCTTCAACATTGATGCCTTTGATCCAACACTGGCTCCATCAACCGGGACTCCTGTCTTGGGTGGCTTAACATATCATGAAGGAATgtacatttcagaggaaattaAAGcacccagggctgtagccaagggagtGGGGGGTTAG